In Cotesia glomerata isolate CgM1 linkage group LG1, MPM_Cglom_v2.3, whole genome shotgun sequence, one genomic interval encodes:
- the LOC123266145 gene encoding homeobox protein 2-like isoform X2 — protein MEKWRCRGKNTGAKVKVTEENAAPQKPSTESQPEKKKEKKWTFAGLLKRKSKQTASSEQSNSLLSLTPNPTIYYSEQVKNVQTNPSKADRDKSHNNYNKQTTGNATKKHESTDSMNFSNASTSAVVPPATIQSRNSESSDTGSKYSRRNRLKARIQAKRDRYYGDSSTDDEHSHYKSSNNSNSNCYINTNSIVNGNANITATAAAATNPNNSLMRIQSEDSIYHHHHHHHHHNNNNYHRRLIEANKKTRGARTVRYMKRFYRDDTIDDHDGNIDVRIHPIYHHVSPVLQSHSNNYNYNYNNNSNNGIVKKKADTLPSTNNLWTTTNNHNLLLKPPYYQAFCSEQNLLHVYPNNYNDNIKYQSDNLHGLNDNEVFNNEYAWPQPHEAKLTTATSNYNKSRGINCHVDNKSPPPPAPASSSVSPASASVLAPQPPPRSTSVSHLHPVASARHSHHLDLDIFTETNSCSGCSHNHHNHNHSCSQQLLPCGSNVNYNSLDRIYATPKRRDRCCNRRVVRHPISEPFLLYKNNNSSSINNNNNNNNTFSKKSHEVEDKMPEDPIVPKIKKKIVPKMKGYKSIYEQPLEKRRHSKNLEEALIELETIYNSLHLNEDEDLLDRAEQRSMEEYRDKIAITAAAKAGIGGSIKSSLDTSSSSSPSPSPSAASSYELNLWRNVNFDRHDNYSNNHNHNNSHSHNNNNNNNNNNNDDEPRLKDDMAYRRMHQPERSASVDPSQSSLSRVSYLAASPSLLSYKDREYQIDNNYLLGNYVNVSCNNEKPKNQRRGTPDLTRDDVAYRNITHANNTLRVIEPQPPFGIPLGPVTAAAESDYLHVEPKIKHTRSSLYIPKNEPDIVTDDLAFRNLRKDTNGKNKFANSMNNISFVPTRESMSRSILAGNCDLKKKRAVRSLSADLYGIIDKSNDDHHAWYKEFTKVNSSKLFPQDGPLISSSSVGDISIRNYNNNNDDNFYGKDKNSDLDINGNRPKSLYQAKIQVCVPHEEDGKVLRRQSCEREFMEMENCQTFDKKSRTLSSPYYGGGSFDVDVDEDNGGGGEVVDTNEKVIEPSSDQELSEYKQLCRNLESLIKKTSEKVKKSVEEAKSNPMLLGSNRNSLSEFIEWEELLGEDESLKINKKVIEDEEDGKAKGEGKGNEVKEKIRMDKEELEKMIKEIKDDTKSEYKEPDQLLKLNIDDETGTKVIDTEASCESYNSNKESLKSVVKLVPSNDAQNNISSDDYDNSHVDYHACNNDVDCDDDKQPNAEEFHLDKQVPYLSCDSTKLNDDNNFDNDFKNLISSDSHTNIDDGVDVAATGDDKKEPALKQPETADPNPSELEVHAGQKDDTEKTCRGRETTL, from the exons atggAAAAGTGGCGATGTAGAGGAAAGAACACTGGAGCTAAAGTAAAAGTAACGGAAGAAAATGCAGCACCGCAAAAACCGTCAACCGAATCGCAACcggaaaagaaaaaagaaaaaaaatggacGTTCGCTGGGTTACTCAAACGTAAATCAAAACAAACAGCCTCGTCGGAGCAATCAAACTCATTGTTGTCTTTAACGCCGAACCCAACTATTTATTACAGTGAGCAAGTTAAGAATGTTCAGACAAACCCGTCCAAAGCAGATAGAGATAAATCTCATAATAATTACAACAAACAAACTACTGGTAACGCTACTAAGAAACATGAATCAACAGattcaatgaatttttcaaatgcttcaacaTCAGCGGTAGTACCACCAGCAACAATACAGTCACGTAACAGTGAAAGTTCAGATACCGGGAGTAAATACAGCCGTAGAAATCGTCTTAAGGCACGCATACAAGCCAAACGTGATCGTTATTACGGTGACAGTAGTACCGATGATGAACACAGCCATTATAAATCTAGTAATAATAGTAACAGCAATTGTTACATCAATACAAACTCAATCGTTAATGGAAATGCAAATATCACCGCAACCGCTGCTGCTGCTACTAATcctaataattcattaatgaGAATCCAAAGTGAAGATAgtatttatcatcatcatcatcatcaccatcatcataataataataattatcatcgtAGATTAATTGAAGCTAACAAAAAAACACGTGGAGCTCGTACTGTAAGATATATGAAACGATTTTATCGTGACGATACCATTGATGATCATGATGGTAATATTGATGTAAGAATTCATCCAATTTATCATCATGTATCACCTGTATTACAAAGtcatagtaataattataattataattataataataatagtaataatggaattgttaaaaaaaaggcTGATACACTACCgtcaacaaataatttatggaCAACAACgaataatcataatttattattaaaaccgCCATACTATCAAGCATTTTGTAGTGAACAGAATCTCTTACACGTGTATCCAAATAATTATAACGATAACATTAAGTATCAAAGTGACAATTTACACGGTTTAAATGACAATGAAGTATTTAACAACGAGTACGCTTGGCCACAACCACATGAAGCTAAACTAACAACGGCAACGAGTAACTATAATAAATCACGTGGGATTAATTGTCATGTAGACAACAAAAGTCCTCCACCGCCAGCACCTGCATCATCGTCAGTATCACCGGCATCTGCATCTGTATTAGCACCACAACCGCCACCGCGATCGACTTCTGTGTCCCATTTACACCCAGTTGCTAGTGCTAGACACTCTCACCACTTggatttagatatttttactGAAACTAATTCTTGCAGTGGTTGTAGTCATAatcatcataatcataatcatagtTGTAGTCAGCAACTGCTACCCTGTGGAAGTAATGTTAACTATAATTCGCTGGATCGTATTTATGCGACACCCAAACGCAGAGATCGCTGCTGCAATCGCCGGGTTGTGAGGCACCCGATAAGCGAGCCTTTTTTGttgtacaaaaataataatagtagtagcattaataataataataataataataatacttttagCAAGAAGAGTCACGAAGTCGAGGACAAAATGCCCGAGGATCCGATAGTGcctaaaataaagaagaaaatcgtGCCGAAAATGAAAGGGTATAAAAGTATTTACGAGCAACCGTTGGAAAAGCGAAGACACTCGAAAAATTTAGAAGAAGCGCTAATTGAATTAGAGACTATTTACAATAGTTTACATTTAAATGAAGACGAGGATCTGTTGGATCGTGCGGAGCAGCGTAGTATGGAAGAATACAGGGATAAAATTGCCATTACGGCGGCAGCTAAAGCAGGTATAGGTGGATCAATAAAAAGTTCATTGGACACGTCGTCGTCGTCTTCGCCGTCCCCGTCTCCGTCCGCAGCGTCGTCCTACGAGTTAAATTTATGGCGTAATGTGAATTTCGATCGTCACGACAACTACAGTAATAACCATAATCATAATAACAGTCAtagtcataataataataataataataataataataataacgatgATGAACCGAGACTTAAAGACGATATGGCTTATAGACGAATGCATCAACCGGAACGCTCGGCTTCGGTGGATCCCAGTCAAAGTTCATTGTCAAGAGTCAGTTATTTGGCTGCCTCACCAAGCTTACTCTCATATAAGGATCGTGAATATCAAATTGATAACAATTATTTGCTAGGTAACTATGTTAATGTTAGTTGTAATAATGAAAAACCAAAGAACCAACGACGTGGTACACCGGATTTAACGCGTGATGACGTTGCTTATCGAAATATAACCCATGCAAATAATACTCTGAGAGTTATTGAACCACAGCCACCATTTGGTATACCACTTGGACCAGTTACAGCAGCTGCTGAAAGTGATTATTTGCATGTTGAGCCGAAAATTAAACACACCCGCTCATCACTATATATACCAAAAAATGAACCGGATATTGTTACTGATGATTTAGCGTTTCGTAATCTGCGTAAAGATACTaacggtaaaaataaatttgctaaTTCTATGAACAACATAAGCTTTGTGCCGACTAGAGAGTCTATGAGCAGAAGTATTCTTGCTGGTAACTGTGACTTAAAGAAGAAACGAGCTGTACGGTCACTTTCTGCGGATTTGTATGGAATTATTGACAAAAGCAATGATGATCATCATGCCTGGTACAAGGAATTTACTAAGGTTAATTCTTCGAAATTGTTCCCACAAGATGGGCCTTTGATTAGTTCCAGCAGCGTTGGAGATATATCAAttagaaattataataataataatgatgataatttttatggtaaggATAAAAATTCGGATTTGGACATAAATGGAAATCGGCCTAAGAGTTTGTATCAGGCTAAAATTCAAGTCTGTGTGCCCCACGAAGAAGACGGTAAAGTTTTGAGAAGGCAATCATGTGAGAGAGAATTTATGGAAATGGAAAATTGTCAAAcgtttgataaaaaatctcGGACTTTGTCATCTCCGTACTATGGTGGTGGAAGTTTTGACGTAGATGTTGATGAGGATAATGGTGGTGGTGGTGAGGTTGTTGATACAAATGAAAAAGTAATTGAACCGTCGAGTGATCAAGAATTATCAGAGTACAAGCAACTTTGTCGTAATTTAGAGAGTCTTATCAAAAAAACATCGGAGAAGGTTAAAAAGAGCGTGGAGGAAGCAAAGAGCAATCCGATGCTTTTGGGGTCAAACAGAAATTCTCTTTCCGAATTCATCGAGTGGGAAGAGCTTTTGGGGGAGGATGAAAGCCTTAAGATTAACAAAAAGGTGATTGAAGATGAAGAAGACGGTAAAGCCAAAGGTGAAGGAAAAGGAAACGAAGTGAAGGAGAAAATTAGAATGGATAAAGAAGAActagaaaaaatgataaaggaGATAAAGGATGACACAAAGTCCGAGTATAAAGAACCCGATCAActgttaaaattaaacattgaCGATGAAACGGGGACAAAAGTGATCGATACAGAAGCTTCTTGTGAGTCGTATAATTCAAACAAAGAGTCACTGAAGTCGGTTGTTAAGTTAGTGCCATCAAACGAcgctcaaaataatataagCTCCGATGATTATGATAACAGTCATGTTGATTATCATGCCTGTAATAATGATGTTGATTGTGATGATGATAAACAACCAAACGCTGAAGAATTTCATCTGGATAAACAAGTGCCTTATTTATCTTGTGATTCTACGAAGCtcaatgatgataataattttgataatgattttaaaaatctgaTTAGTTCTGATAGCCATACCAATATAGATGACGGAGTTGACGTTGCTGCAACCGGTGATGATAAAAAAGAGCCCGCATTGAAACAACCAGAGACGGCGGATCCTAATCCCAGTGAGCTGGAGGTTCATGCTGGCCAAAAAGATGACACCGAAAAAACTTGCAGAG GTCGAGAAACTACGCTATGA
- the LOC123266145 gene encoding homeobox protein 2-like isoform X1: MEKWRCRGKNTGAKVKVTEENAAPQKPSTESQPEKKKEKKWTFAGLLKRKSKQTASSEQSNSLLSLTPNPTIYYSEQVKNVQTNPSKADRDKSHNNYNKQTTGNATKKHESTDSMNFSNASTSAVVPPATIQSRNSESSDTGSKYSRRNRLKARIQAKRDRYYGDSSTDDEHSHYKSSNNSNSNCYINTNSIVNGNANITATAAAATNPNNSLMRIQSEDSIYHHHHHHHHHNNNNYHRRLIEANKKTRGARTVRYMKRFYRDDTIDDHDGNIDVRIHPIYHHVSPVLQSHSNNYNYNYNNNSNNGIVKKKADTLPSTNNLWTTTNNHNLLLKPPYYQAFCSEQNLLHVYPNNYNDNIKYQSDNLHGLNDNEVFNNEYAWPQPHEAKLTTATSNYNKSRGINCHVDNKSPPPPAPASSSVSPASASVLAPQPPPRSTSVSHLHPVASARHSHHLDLDIFTETNSCSGCSHNHHNHNHSCSQQLLPCGSNVNYNSLDRIYATPKRRDRCCNRRVVRHPISEPFLLYKNNNSSSINNNNNNNNTFSKKSHEVEDKMPEDPIVPKIKKKIVPKMKGYKSIYEQPLEKRRHSKNLEEALIELETIYNSLHLNEDEDLLDRAEQRSMEEYRDKIAITAAAKAGIGGSIKSSLDTSSSSSPSPSPSAASSYELNLWRNVNFDRHDNYSNNHNHNNSHSHNNNNNNNNNNNDDEPRLKDDMAYRRMHQPERSASVDPSQSSLSRVSYLAASPSLLSYKDREYQIDNNYLLGNYVNVSCNNEKPKNQRRGTPDLTRDDVAYRNITHANNTLRVIEPQPPFGIPLGPVTAAAESDYLHVEPKIKHTRSSLYIPKNEPDIVTDDLAFRNLRKDTNGKNKFANSMNNISFVPTRESMSRSILAGNCDLKKKRAVRSLSADLYGIIDKSNDDHHAWYKEFTKVNSSKLFPQDGPLISSSSVGDISIRNYNNNNDDNFYGKDKNSDLDINGNRPKSLYQAKIQVCVPHEEDGKVLRRQSCEREFMEMENCQTFDKKSRTLSSPYYGGGSFDVDVDEDNGGGGEVVDTNEKVIEPSSDQELSEYKQLCRNLESLIKKTSEKVKKSVEEAKSNPMLLGSNRNSLSEFIEWEELLGEDESLKINKKVIEDEEDGKAKGEGKGNEVKEKIRMDKEELEKMIKEIKDDTKSEYKEPDQLLKLNIDDETGTKVIDTEASCESYNSNKESLKSVVKLVPSNDAQNNISSDDYDNSHVDYHACNNDVDCDDDKQPNAEEFHLDKQVPYLSCDSTKLNDDNNFDNDFKNLISSDSHTNIDDGVDVAATGDDKKEPALKQPETADPNPSELEVHAGQKDDTEKTCRGENTGNSGILAEAFIQPIINVCFSTNCFSTYSIALWSLCLTLLIAIIAAL; the protein is encoded by the coding sequence atggAAAAGTGGCGATGTAGAGGAAAGAACACTGGAGCTAAAGTAAAAGTAACGGAAGAAAATGCAGCACCGCAAAAACCGTCAACCGAATCGCAACcggaaaagaaaaaagaaaaaaaatggacGTTCGCTGGGTTACTCAAACGTAAATCAAAACAAACAGCCTCGTCGGAGCAATCAAACTCATTGTTGTCTTTAACGCCGAACCCAACTATTTATTACAGTGAGCAAGTTAAGAATGTTCAGACAAACCCGTCCAAAGCAGATAGAGATAAATCTCATAATAATTACAACAAACAAACTACTGGTAACGCTACTAAGAAACATGAATCAACAGattcaatgaatttttcaaatgcttcaacaTCAGCGGTAGTACCACCAGCAACAATACAGTCACGTAACAGTGAAAGTTCAGATACCGGGAGTAAATACAGCCGTAGAAATCGTCTTAAGGCACGCATACAAGCCAAACGTGATCGTTATTACGGTGACAGTAGTACCGATGATGAACACAGCCATTATAAATCTAGTAATAATAGTAACAGCAATTGTTACATCAATACAAACTCAATCGTTAATGGAAATGCAAATATCACCGCAACCGCTGCTGCTGCTACTAATcctaataattcattaatgaGAATCCAAAGTGAAGATAgtatttatcatcatcatcatcatcaccatcatcataataataataattatcatcgtAGATTAATTGAAGCTAACAAAAAAACACGTGGAGCTCGTACTGTAAGATATATGAAACGATTTTATCGTGACGATACCATTGATGATCATGATGGTAATATTGATGTAAGAATTCATCCAATTTATCATCATGTATCACCTGTATTACAAAGtcatagtaataattataattataattataataataatagtaataatggaattgttaaaaaaaaggcTGATACACTACCgtcaacaaataatttatggaCAACAACgaataatcataatttattattaaaaccgCCATACTATCAAGCATTTTGTAGTGAACAGAATCTCTTACACGTGTATCCAAATAATTATAACGATAACATTAAGTATCAAAGTGACAATTTACACGGTTTAAATGACAATGAAGTATTTAACAACGAGTACGCTTGGCCACAACCACATGAAGCTAAACTAACAACGGCAACGAGTAACTATAATAAATCACGTGGGATTAATTGTCATGTAGACAACAAAAGTCCTCCACCGCCAGCACCTGCATCATCGTCAGTATCACCGGCATCTGCATCTGTATTAGCACCACAACCGCCACCGCGATCGACTTCTGTGTCCCATTTACACCCAGTTGCTAGTGCTAGACACTCTCACCACTTggatttagatatttttactGAAACTAATTCTTGCAGTGGTTGTAGTCATAatcatcataatcataatcatagtTGTAGTCAGCAACTGCTACCCTGTGGAAGTAATGTTAACTATAATTCGCTGGATCGTATTTATGCGACACCCAAACGCAGAGATCGCTGCTGCAATCGCCGGGTTGTGAGGCACCCGATAAGCGAGCCTTTTTTGttgtacaaaaataataatagtagtagcattaataataataataataataataatacttttagCAAGAAGAGTCACGAAGTCGAGGACAAAATGCCCGAGGATCCGATAGTGcctaaaataaagaagaaaatcgtGCCGAAAATGAAAGGGTATAAAAGTATTTACGAGCAACCGTTGGAAAAGCGAAGACACTCGAAAAATTTAGAAGAAGCGCTAATTGAATTAGAGACTATTTACAATAGTTTACATTTAAATGAAGACGAGGATCTGTTGGATCGTGCGGAGCAGCGTAGTATGGAAGAATACAGGGATAAAATTGCCATTACGGCGGCAGCTAAAGCAGGTATAGGTGGATCAATAAAAAGTTCATTGGACACGTCGTCGTCGTCTTCGCCGTCCCCGTCTCCGTCCGCAGCGTCGTCCTACGAGTTAAATTTATGGCGTAATGTGAATTTCGATCGTCACGACAACTACAGTAATAACCATAATCATAATAACAGTCAtagtcataataataataataataataataataataataacgatgATGAACCGAGACTTAAAGACGATATGGCTTATAGACGAATGCATCAACCGGAACGCTCGGCTTCGGTGGATCCCAGTCAAAGTTCATTGTCAAGAGTCAGTTATTTGGCTGCCTCACCAAGCTTACTCTCATATAAGGATCGTGAATATCAAATTGATAACAATTATTTGCTAGGTAACTATGTTAATGTTAGTTGTAATAATGAAAAACCAAAGAACCAACGACGTGGTACACCGGATTTAACGCGTGATGACGTTGCTTATCGAAATATAACCCATGCAAATAATACTCTGAGAGTTATTGAACCACAGCCACCATTTGGTATACCACTTGGACCAGTTACAGCAGCTGCTGAAAGTGATTATTTGCATGTTGAGCCGAAAATTAAACACACCCGCTCATCACTATATATACCAAAAAATGAACCGGATATTGTTACTGATGATTTAGCGTTTCGTAATCTGCGTAAAGATACTaacggtaaaaataaatttgctaaTTCTATGAACAACATAAGCTTTGTGCCGACTAGAGAGTCTATGAGCAGAAGTATTCTTGCTGGTAACTGTGACTTAAAGAAGAAACGAGCTGTACGGTCACTTTCTGCGGATTTGTATGGAATTATTGACAAAAGCAATGATGATCATCATGCCTGGTACAAGGAATTTACTAAGGTTAATTCTTCGAAATTGTTCCCACAAGATGGGCCTTTGATTAGTTCCAGCAGCGTTGGAGATATATCAAttagaaattataataataataatgatgataatttttatggtaaggATAAAAATTCGGATTTGGACATAAATGGAAATCGGCCTAAGAGTTTGTATCAGGCTAAAATTCAAGTCTGTGTGCCCCACGAAGAAGACGGTAAAGTTTTGAGAAGGCAATCATGTGAGAGAGAATTTATGGAAATGGAAAATTGTCAAAcgtttgataaaaaatctcGGACTTTGTCATCTCCGTACTATGGTGGTGGAAGTTTTGACGTAGATGTTGATGAGGATAATGGTGGTGGTGGTGAGGTTGTTGATACAAATGAAAAAGTAATTGAACCGTCGAGTGATCAAGAATTATCAGAGTACAAGCAACTTTGTCGTAATTTAGAGAGTCTTATCAAAAAAACATCGGAGAAGGTTAAAAAGAGCGTGGAGGAAGCAAAGAGCAATCCGATGCTTTTGGGGTCAAACAGAAATTCTCTTTCCGAATTCATCGAGTGGGAAGAGCTTTTGGGGGAGGATGAAAGCCTTAAGATTAACAAAAAGGTGATTGAAGATGAAGAAGACGGTAAAGCCAAAGGTGAAGGAAAAGGAAACGAAGTGAAGGAGAAAATTAGAATGGATAAAGAAGAActagaaaaaatgataaaggaGATAAAGGATGACACAAAGTCCGAGTATAAAGAACCCGATCAActgttaaaattaaacattgaCGATGAAACGGGGACAAAAGTGATCGATACAGAAGCTTCTTGTGAGTCGTATAATTCAAACAAAGAGTCACTGAAGTCGGTTGTTAAGTTAGTGCCATCAAACGAcgctcaaaataatataagCTCCGATGATTATGATAACAGTCATGTTGATTATCATGCCTGTAATAATGATGTTGATTGTGATGATGATAAACAACCAAACGCTGAAGAATTTCATCTGGATAAACAAGTGCCTTATTTATCTTGTGATTCTACGAAGCtcaatgatgataataattttgataatgattttaaaaatctgaTTAGTTCTGATAGCCATACCAATATAGATGACGGAGTTGACGTTGCTGCAACCGGTGATGATAAAAAAGAGCCCGCATTGAAACAACCAGAGACGGCGGATCCTAATCCCAGTGAGCTGGAGGTTCATGCTGGCCAAAAAGATGACACCGAAAAAACTTGCAGAGGTGAGAATACTGGAAATTCCGGCATTTTAGCCGAGGCATTTATCCAACCAATAATTAATGTTTGCTTTTCTACTAACTGCTTCTCGACGTACTCTATTGCCTTGTGGTCCCTGTGTCTAACACTGTTGATAGCAATAATAGCTGCACtgtga